One window from the genome of Paramormyrops kingsleyae isolate MSU_618 chromosome 3, PKINGS_0.4, whole genome shotgun sequence encodes:
- the ppfibp1b gene encoding liprin-beta-1b isoform X8, whose translation MMSDASDMLAAALEQMDGIIAGSKALDYTNGIFDCQSPTSPYMGSLRALHLAEDLRASLEIMGTEERESLRCQIPNSTSEYLMEWLQGPLTNGHISLGGDVYQERLGRLESDKESLILQVSVLTDQVEAQGEKIRDLDLCLEEHREKLNATEEMLQQELLSRTSLETQKLALMAEVSNLNMKLTTMGKDPLEFDDGFRDSEGLIQEISELRYRVKEIEDERLQYEKKLKSTKDDLGTLKRQLENRDVELERLQGEAHFQSTESREGAEKDFEVQKMKKAVESLMAANEEKDRKIEELRQSLNRYKKVQDMVMSVQGKKDKLKDGDSDETYSDASASLMASVAAELEKPSSPIFEDMIRKSPDERAPCPDLLHGSPTVYKASSETNVDKVPGVDSTLAVSITQESALCDSLQSEGIAKAGSVDNLDSTEKSKSSDAADTIVSLPPKSPTPTEDESFGSRKARSSFGRGFFKIKGGKRTASAPNLAETEREGTEHLDLAGIPRRTSDSDSTNTLPSSPEGKKKSKGIKKFFGKLKRSQSTTFNPDDDMSETEFKRGGVRSTAGPRLGWSRDLQNTRNELDTPFARWTKEQVCSWLQEQGLGMYVPQARHWVLSGQTLLQASQQDLEKEMGIKHPLHRKKLQLALQSLGSEEDDNKGKLDYTWVAMWLDDIGLPQYKTQFDEGRVDGRMLHYMTVDDLLSLKVGSVLHHLSIKRAIQVLRLNHFEPNCLRRRPSDENNVTPAEISQWTNHRVMEWLRSVDLAEYAPNLRGSGVHGGLMVLEPRFNVETLALLLNIPPNKTLLRRHLATHFNLLIGREAQQAKQECLEGPDYVLLTATAKVKPRKLTFGTFGRLRSKRHEESEEYICPMDMEMPKGSSFLRGHRIYDDELDRLEQMEDSEGTVRQIGAFSEGINNLTSMLKDDELFKELSACSPGSSMMGEDL comes from the exons ATGATGTCTGATGCCAGTGATATGTTGGCAGCAGCCTTGGAGCAGATGGATGGGATCATTGCAG GCTCCAAGGCGCTGGATTACACCAATGGCATCTTCGACTGCCAATCGCCAACGTCTCCTTACATGGGCAGCTTGCGTGCGCTACACCTGGCAGAGGACCTGCGGGCATCGCTGGAGATCATGGGCACCGAGGAGCGAGAGAGCCTGCGCTGTCAAATCCCCAACTCCACCTCTGAGTACCTGATGGAGTGGCTGCAGGGACCCCTG ACAAACGGACACATTTCTCTCGGGGGTGATGTCTACCAGGAGAGACTTGGACGATTGGAGAGTGACAAAGAGTCGCTGATCTTGCAG gtgaGTGTGTTGACAGACCAGGTGGAAGCGCAGGGAGAAAAGATCCGGGACTTGGACCTGTGCCTTGAGGAACACCGGGAAAAGCTGAATGCAACAGAGGAAATGCTGCAACAG GAGCTGTTGAGCAGAACCTCTCTGGAGACGCAGAAGTTGGCCCTGATGGCCGAGGTCTCCAACCTGAACATGAAGCTCACCACTATGGGGAAGGACCCGCTGGAATTTGATGATGGGTTCAGGGACAGTGAG GGATTGATCCAGGAAATCAGTGAGCTGAGGTACAGAGTGAAAGAAATTGAGGACGAACGACTGCAATATGAGAAAAAACTGAAATCCACCAAG GATGACTTGGGAACACTGAAGAGGCAGCTGGAAAACCGAGACGTAGAGCTGGAGAGACTGCAGGGCGAGGCGCACTTCCAATCGACGGAAAGCAGGGAAGGAGCGGAGAAAG ACTTCGAAGTACAGAAAATGAAGAAGGCTGTGGAGTCACTGATGGCGGCGAACGAGGAGAAG GATCGCAAGATCGAGGAGCTACGACAGTCGCTAAATCGCTATAAGAAGGTCCAAGACATGGTGATGTCTGTACAGGGAAAAAAAG ACAAGCTGAAAGATGGGGACAGTGATGAGACCTACAGTGACGCCTCTGCATCTCTGATGGCTtctgtggctgctgagctggaGAAGCCGTCCTCCCCAATTTTTGAGGACATGATCAGAAAAAGCCCAGATGAG CGAGCACCATGCCCCGACCTCCTCCATGGATCTCCAACCGTGTACAAGGCCTCCTCTGAGACGAACGTAGACAAGGTCCCTGGAGTCGACAG TACCTTGGCAGTGTCAATTACCCAGGAATCTGCACTGTGCGACAGTCTGCA GTCAGAAGGTATTGCCAAGGCAGGCAGTGTGGACAACCTGGACAGCACTGAGAAG AGCAAAAGCAGCGACGCGGCCGACACGATCGTCAGCTTGCCGCCCAAGTCTCCCACCCCCACCGAAGACGAAAGCTTCGGCTCCAGGAAAGCTCGCTCGTCGTTCGGTCGTGGCTTCTTCAAGATCAAGGGGGGCAAAAGGACGGCCAGTGCACCAAATCTGG CAGAAACAGAGCGGGAGGGCACCGAGCACCTGGACCTTGCAGGAATACCTCGCCGGACAAGTGACAGCGACAGCACAAACACCCTGCCTTCCTCGCCGGAGGGCAAGAAGAAATCCAAGGGGATCAAGAAGTTCTTCGGAAA GCTAAAGAGAAGTCAATCCACGACCTTCAACCCCGACGACGACATGTCCGAGACGGAGTTTAAGCGGGGTGGCGTGAGGTCCACCGCCGGACCCAGGCTTGGCTGGTCACGTGACCTGCAGAACACCAGAAA CGAGTTGGACACGCCCTTTGCCAGGTGGACGAAAGAGCAGGTGTGCAGCTGGCTGCAGGAGCAGGGCCTGGGCATGTACGTTCCTCAGGCCAGGCACTGGGTGCTCTCCGGGCAGACTCTACTGCAGGCGTCCCAGCAGGACCTGGAGAAG GAGATGGGCATCAAGCACCCCCTCCACAGAAAGAAGCTCCAGCTGGCCCTGCAGTCGCTGGGCTCTGAGGAGGATGATAACAAGGGCAAGCTGGACTACACCTGGGTGGCCA TGTGGCTGGATGACATCGGCCTGCCGCAGTACAAGACCCAGTTCGACGAGGGCAGGGTGGATGGACGCATGCTGCACTACATGACTGTG GATGACCTCCTGTCTCTGAAAGTGGGTAGCGTCCTCCATCATCTGAGCATCAAACGGGCCATCCAGGTGCTGCGCCTGAACCACTTTGAGCCGAACTGCCTGCGTCGGCGGCCCTCGGATGAG AACAATGTGACTCCAGCGGAGATTTCTCAGTGGACCAATCACCGGGTGATGGAGTGGCTGCGCTCTGTGGACCTGGCAGAGTATGCGCCCAACCTGCGGGGGAGTGGCGTCCACGGGGGGCTGATG GTCTTAGAGCCCCGGTTCAATGTGGAGACCCTGGCTCTGCTGCTCAACATTCCGCCAAACAAGACCTTGCTGCGGCGTCACCTGGCCACGCACTTCAACCTGCTGATAGGCCGTGAAGCCCAGCAGGCTAAGCAGGAGTGCCTGGAGGGACCTGACTATGTGCTGCTCACTGCGACTGCCAAAGTGAAG CCCAGGAAGCTGACCTTCGGGACCTTCGGCAGGCTACGGAGCAAGAGGCACGAGGAGAGCGAGGAGTACATCTGCCCCATGGACATGGAGATGCCCAAGGGTAGCAGCTTTCTGAGAGGACACCGGATCTATGACGATGAGCTGGACCGGCTAGAGCAG ATGGAAGATTCAGAAGGAACTGTGAGGCAAATTGGTGCCTTCTCTGAGGGTATTAATAACCTGACA AGCATGCTAAAGGACGATGAGCTCTTTAAGGAGCTGTCAGCGTGCTCACCTGGCTCCAGCATGATGGGTGAGGACTTGTGA
- the ppfibp1b gene encoding liprin-beta-1b isoform X5, with translation MMSDASDMLAAALEQMDGIIAGSKALDYTNGIFDCQSPTSPYMGSLRALHLAEDLRASLEIMGTEERESLRCQIPNSTSEYLMEWLQGPLTNGHISLGGDVYQERLGRLESDKESLILQVSVLTDQVEAQGEKIRDLDLCLEEHREKLNATEEMLQQELLSRTSLETQKLALMAEVSNLNMKLTTMGKDPLEFDDGFRDSEGLIQEISELRYRVKEIEDERLQYEKKLKSTKDDLGTLKRQLENRDVELERLQGEAHFQSTESREGAEKDFEVQKMKKAVESLMAANEEKDRKIEELRQSLNRYKKVQDMVMSVQGKKDKLKDGDSDETYSDASASLMASVAAELEKPSSPIFEDMIRKSPDERAPCPDLLHGSPTVYKASSETNVDKVPGVDSTLAVSITQESALCDSLQSEGIAKAGSVDNLDSTEKSKSSDAADTIVSLPPKSPTPTEDESFGSRKARSSFGRGFFKIKGGKRTASAPNLDRGRSASVPTLAETEREGTEHLDLAGIPRRTSDSDSTNTLPSSPEGKKKSKGIKKFFGKLKRSQSTTFNPDDDMSETEFKRGGVRSTAGPRLGWSRDLQNTRNELDTPFARWTKEQVCSWLQEQGLGMYVPQARHWVLSGQTLLQASQQDLEKEMGIKHPLHRKKLQLALQSLGSEEDDNKGKLDYTWVAMWLDDIGLPQYKTQFDEGRVDGRMLHYMTVDDLLSLKVGSVLHHLSIKRAIQVLRLNHFEPNCLRRRPSDENNVTPAEISQWTNHRVMEWLRSVDLAEYAPNLRGSGVHGGLMVLEPRFNVETLALLLNIPPNKTLLRRHLATHFNLLIGREAQQAKQECLEGPDYVLLTATAKVKPRKLTFGTFGRLRSKRHEESEEYICPMDMEMPKGSSFLRGHRIYDDELDRLEQMEDSEGTVRQIGAFSEGINNLTSMLKDDELFKELSACSPGSSMMGEDL, from the exons ATGATGTCTGATGCCAGTGATATGTTGGCAGCAGCCTTGGAGCAGATGGATGGGATCATTGCAG GCTCCAAGGCGCTGGATTACACCAATGGCATCTTCGACTGCCAATCGCCAACGTCTCCTTACATGGGCAGCTTGCGTGCGCTACACCTGGCAGAGGACCTGCGGGCATCGCTGGAGATCATGGGCACCGAGGAGCGAGAGAGCCTGCGCTGTCAAATCCCCAACTCCACCTCTGAGTACCTGATGGAGTGGCTGCAGGGACCCCTG ACAAACGGACACATTTCTCTCGGGGGTGATGTCTACCAGGAGAGACTTGGACGATTGGAGAGTGACAAAGAGTCGCTGATCTTGCAG gtgaGTGTGTTGACAGACCAGGTGGAAGCGCAGGGAGAAAAGATCCGGGACTTGGACCTGTGCCTTGAGGAACACCGGGAAAAGCTGAATGCAACAGAGGAAATGCTGCAACAG GAGCTGTTGAGCAGAACCTCTCTGGAGACGCAGAAGTTGGCCCTGATGGCCGAGGTCTCCAACCTGAACATGAAGCTCACCACTATGGGGAAGGACCCGCTGGAATTTGATGATGGGTTCAGGGACAGTGAG GGATTGATCCAGGAAATCAGTGAGCTGAGGTACAGAGTGAAAGAAATTGAGGACGAACGACTGCAATATGAGAAAAAACTGAAATCCACCAAG GATGACTTGGGAACACTGAAGAGGCAGCTGGAAAACCGAGACGTAGAGCTGGAGAGACTGCAGGGCGAGGCGCACTTCCAATCGACGGAAAGCAGGGAAGGAGCGGAGAAAG ACTTCGAAGTACAGAAAATGAAGAAGGCTGTGGAGTCACTGATGGCGGCGAACGAGGAGAAG GATCGCAAGATCGAGGAGCTACGACAGTCGCTAAATCGCTATAAGAAGGTCCAAGACATGGTGATGTCTGTACAGGGAAAAAAAG ACAAGCTGAAAGATGGGGACAGTGATGAGACCTACAGTGACGCCTCTGCATCTCTGATGGCTtctgtggctgctgagctggaGAAGCCGTCCTCCCCAATTTTTGAGGACATGATCAGAAAAAGCCCAGATGAG CGAGCACCATGCCCCGACCTCCTCCATGGATCTCCAACCGTGTACAAGGCCTCCTCTGAGACGAACGTAGACAAGGTCCCTGGAGTCGACAG TACCTTGGCAGTGTCAATTACCCAGGAATCTGCACTGTGCGACAGTCTGCA GTCAGAAGGTATTGCCAAGGCAGGCAGTGTGGACAACCTGGACAGCACTGAGAAG AGCAAAAGCAGCGACGCGGCCGACACGATCGTCAGCTTGCCGCCCAAGTCTCCCACCCCCACCGAAGACGAAAGCTTCGGCTCCAGGAAAGCTCGCTCGTCGTTCGGTCGTGGCTTCTTCAAGATCAAGGGGGGCAAAAGGACGGCCAGTGCACCAAATCTGG ACCGTGGCCGGAGCGCGAGCGTGCCGACGTTAG CAGAAACAGAGCGGGAGGGCACCGAGCACCTGGACCTTGCAGGAATACCTCGCCGGACAAGTGACAGCGACAGCACAAACACCCTGCCTTCCTCGCCGGAGGGCAAGAAGAAATCCAAGGGGATCAAGAAGTTCTTCGGAAA GCTAAAGAGAAGTCAATCCACGACCTTCAACCCCGACGACGACATGTCCGAGACGGAGTTTAAGCGGGGTGGCGTGAGGTCCACCGCCGGACCCAGGCTTGGCTGGTCACGTGACCTGCAGAACACCAGAAA CGAGTTGGACACGCCCTTTGCCAGGTGGACGAAAGAGCAGGTGTGCAGCTGGCTGCAGGAGCAGGGCCTGGGCATGTACGTTCCTCAGGCCAGGCACTGGGTGCTCTCCGGGCAGACTCTACTGCAGGCGTCCCAGCAGGACCTGGAGAAG GAGATGGGCATCAAGCACCCCCTCCACAGAAAGAAGCTCCAGCTGGCCCTGCAGTCGCTGGGCTCTGAGGAGGATGATAACAAGGGCAAGCTGGACTACACCTGGGTGGCCA TGTGGCTGGATGACATCGGCCTGCCGCAGTACAAGACCCAGTTCGACGAGGGCAGGGTGGATGGACGCATGCTGCACTACATGACTGTG GATGACCTCCTGTCTCTGAAAGTGGGTAGCGTCCTCCATCATCTGAGCATCAAACGGGCCATCCAGGTGCTGCGCCTGAACCACTTTGAGCCGAACTGCCTGCGTCGGCGGCCCTCGGATGAG AACAATGTGACTCCAGCGGAGATTTCTCAGTGGACCAATCACCGGGTGATGGAGTGGCTGCGCTCTGTGGACCTGGCAGAGTATGCGCCCAACCTGCGGGGGAGTGGCGTCCACGGGGGGCTGATG GTCTTAGAGCCCCGGTTCAATGTGGAGACCCTGGCTCTGCTGCTCAACATTCCGCCAAACAAGACCTTGCTGCGGCGTCACCTGGCCACGCACTTCAACCTGCTGATAGGCCGTGAAGCCCAGCAGGCTAAGCAGGAGTGCCTGGAGGGACCTGACTATGTGCTGCTCACTGCGACTGCCAAAGTGAAG CCCAGGAAGCTGACCTTCGGGACCTTCGGCAGGCTACGGAGCAAGAGGCACGAGGAGAGCGAGGAGTACATCTGCCCCATGGACATGGAGATGCCCAAGGGTAGCAGCTTTCTGAGAGGACACCGGATCTATGACGATGAGCTGGACCGGCTAGAGCAG ATGGAAGATTCAGAAGGAACTGTGAGGCAAATTGGTGCCTTCTCTGAGGGTATTAATAACCTGACA AGCATGCTAAAGGACGATGAGCTCTTTAAGGAGCTGTCAGCGTGCTCACCTGGCTCCAGCATGATGGGTGAGGACTTGTGA